A single bacterium DNA region contains:
- a CDS encoding T9SS type A sorting domain-containing protein, whose product MFLYPTTMTAQSSTNLMLEWNTFFGGVGTNVARATVVDAQDNIYVVGLAQEGWDNSIIPFSGGSKNGFLAKFSSSGALLWHTYIPAAGASLNDVTIDDNGNIIAIGSTTANWGNPVNQYTSGGMADIQVVKFNSSGSLIWNTFAGGYNQDFGESVALDADGNIYITGYCWGYPGWGAPIREHSSSSSDHFVAKLNSDGEMLWNTFLGGDGFDANESDISVTGDGMLYVAGAGNASWGNPVQAFSASMDVFVAALDSSGGLVWNTFVGGAGDDRGIHLAVDGDDNIFLVGHSSATWGTPIVAWTEGYLEEMTDAFAAKVSKEGYVVWNTFLGGGSRDDGREIIRHPDGTLYIVGQTYGVSWGTPLDSYDGGSDCFLAAVDTAGQRLWNTFIGSNIYDGGWGIAFDSNYNLVVCGTSYASWGDPINPHNSPTSLWDGFLALLVFNHPPVANCHASMTVAATGTCTAYASMDNGSSDPDDNIATITQTPPGPYPIGTTEVNLTVTDTYGVSSTCTGYITVIDNSAPAVISKAASVTLVDGAAEIMPDDVDGGSIDACSAFSLSVSPNTFTCLNIGANTVTLTAVDAHNNVATTTATVNVIGAVPDPVIEVAPSPTVLNHAENTVYLGFGPQTVTLTASGSQSDTYEWAASPRLSSTDIKSPTFAVSEAGAYTESVTVTNEYGCTGSASISIEVLDWRCNNNANQVKIMMCHEGKTICVAENAVQAHLGLGDYIGACQTQKQRSISPEFLSLAQNRPNPFNPTTWIEYSLPEAGMVRLVVYNLLGQEIYRLVDNYSPAGIHHAVFDGSDLPTGTYIYRLEWNGQTLTRRMARLK is encoded by the coding sequence GTGTTTCTATATCCCACGACTATGACAGCCCAGTCATCCACGAACCTGATGTTGGAATGGAATACTTTTTTCGGGGGCGTGGGGACAAATGTCGCACGTGCTACCGTCGTCGATGCCCAGGACAACATTTATGTCGTTGGTCTCGCGCAAGAGGGATGGGACAATTCAATCATCCCGTTTTCAGGAGGCTCGAAAAATGGCTTCCTCGCGAAATTCAGTAGCAGCGGTGCCCTGCTATGGCACACTTACATCCCGGCGGCAGGCGCCAGCCTCAATGATGTCACAATAGACGACAATGGTAACATTATCGCAATCGGATCCACTACCGCAAACTGGGGCAATCCGGTTAATCAATACACCAGTGGGGGAATGGCTGACATCCAAGTTGTGAAATTCAACAGTAGCGGTTCACTAATATGGAATACGTTTGCTGGGGGCTACAATCAGGATTTCGGTGAATCTGTTGCGCTTGACGCCGATGGGAATATTTACATCACGGGATACTGTTGGGGTTATCCTGGATGGGGTGCCCCGATTCGAGAGCACAGTTCGAGCTCCTCTGATCACTTCGTGGCAAAACTCAATAGTGACGGAGAGATGCTGTGGAATACGTTTCTTGGCGGCGACGGTTTTGATGCGAACGAGAGTGATATTTCCGTAACCGGGGACGGGATGCTCTACGTGGCAGGCGCAGGAAATGCAAGCTGGGGGAATCCTGTGCAGGCGTTTTCTGCAAGCATGGATGTCTTCGTCGCTGCGCTGGACAGCAGCGGAGGTCTCGTCTGGAACACCTTCGTTGGAGGTGCCGGAGATGACAGGGGCATTCATCTGGCCGTAGATGGCGATGATAACATATTTCTTGTTGGTCATAGTTCCGCAACATGGGGCACACCTATCGTAGCGTGGACCGAAGGATATTTGGAAGAAATGACTGATGCATTTGCAGCCAAAGTCAGCAAAGAAGGGTACGTAGTCTGGAACACGTTTCTGGGAGGTGGATCCAGAGACGATGGGCGAGAAATAATCAGACATCCTGACGGCACGTTATACATTGTAGGACAGACATACGGCGTGTCATGGGGAACGCCACTGGATTCATATGACGGTGGATCTGATTGCTTCCTTGCTGCAGTAGATACTGCAGGACAGCGGTTGTGGAACACTTTCATCGGCTCAAACATATACGACGGAGGCTGGGGGATAGCATTCGATTCCAATTATAATCTCGTGGTCTGCGGCACCAGTTACGCTAGCTGGGGCGACCCAATTAATCCTCACAATAGTCCGACCTCCTTGTGGGATGGCTTCCTGGCGCTTCTCGTATTCAATCATCCTCCCGTTGCGAACTGCCATGCCTCCATGACTGTTGCGGCAACAGGTACCTGCACTGCATACGCATCAATGGACAATGGCTCCAGTGATCCGGACGACAACATCGCTACCATCACGCAAACGCCACCTGGGCCGTACCCGATTGGGACAACTGAAGTCAATCTCACTGTGACAGATACCTACGGTGTATCCAGCACCTGTACCGGGTATATCACGGTAATAGACAATTCCGCACCTGCTGTAATCAGCAAGGCTGCGTCTGTCACTCTCGTGGATGGGGCTGCAGAAATCATGCCCGATGATGTAGATGGTGGCTCGATTGATGCCTGCAGCGCTTTTTCGCTCTCAGTCTCCCCCAACACGTTCACATGCCTGAACATCGGTGCGAACACTGTCACGCTGACCGCAGTCGACGCCCACAACAACGTCGCTACAACCACAGCGACGGTCAACGTCATCGGCGCCGTACCCGATCCGGTCATCGAGGTTGCCCCGTCCCCTACTGTTTTGAATCACGCGGAGAACACTGTTTACCTGGGATTCGGGCCGCAAACAGTGACGCTGACCGCTTCCGGCTCTCAAAGTGATACATACGAATGGGCCGCTTCTCCTCGACTCAGTAGTACTGATATCAAATCACCGACATTCGCTGTTTCAGAAGCCGGGGCGTATACGGAGTCGGTGACTGTAACCAACGAGTACGGCTGTACTGGCTCGGCCTCTATCTCGATCGAGGTGCTGGATTGGCGCTGCAACAACAATGCAAATCAAGTCAAGATCATGATGTGCCATGAGGGGAAAACAATATGTGTTGCGGAGAACGCGGTACAGGCCCATCTCGGTCTCGGTGATTACATAGGAGCATGTCAGACGCAAAAGCAGCGCAGCATCTCACCTGAGTTTCTCTCACTTGCTCAGAACCGCCCCAATCCATTTAATCCAACGACCTGGATAGAGTATAGCCTCCCCGAAGCGGGAATGGTTCGCCTCGTCGTGTACAATCTGCTCGGCCAGGAAATATACCGTCTCGTCGACAACTACTCTCCCGCCGGTATTCATCATGCAGTATTCGATGGATCCGACCTGCCAACCGGTACCTATATATATCGACTGGAATGGAACGGACAGACGCTTACTCGCAGAATGGCACGGCTTAAGTAG